The genomic stretch CCGAAGCATGCAGCGCACTGCTTTAAAGTCTGTAGACAGGGTTATCACACCCACTGAACCGATGAAGCAGGTACTGCTGTCGTACGGAATAAAAAAGCAGATCGATGTACTGCCCACGGGAGTTCCGGAAGAGGAATTTGGTAATGTGGACAGAAAAGAGGCCCAGGAAAACTCATTTCTTTTCTCGGATTATCCTTTTTTAAAAGGCCACCCCATCCTGCTCTATGTCGGCAGGGTTACGCGGGAAAAAAACATGGATTTCATCCTCGACCATTTCAGTCTGATTCAGGAATCTCATCCCGAAACCAGGCTGGTCATTACCGGCGGCGGTCCTTACCTGGGAGAAATGAAAAAACGGGCCATTAAAGAGCAGCTGAGCGACAAAATTGCTTTTACCGGATATGTACCCAGGGACCGGGTAAAAGATCTTTATGCCCTGGCGAACGTCTTTGTTTTCGCGTCAAAAACGGAAACCCAGGGACTGGTAACAATCGAATCCATGATGAGCGGGACTCCCGTCGTAGCCATCGGGGAGATGGGAACCAGGATTGTGATGAACGGCGACAACGGCGGATTCATGGTTCCTGAAGACCTTGAGATATTCACCGGCCGGGTCAGGGAGTTACTGGATGATCCGGATCTTTGGCAACGAAAGTCTGATGAGGCCCGCAGATATTCGAAAAACTGGAGCAGCTACACCATGGCCCAGACGCTTAACCGGATTTACCTTGAACTGATCCAGCAGAAAAAAGACCAGACAGGCGCAGCATCTTGACAGAGCGGGTGTAAGGCCGGACAGTAGAGGTATGGATAAGCTGCGTACATGGCTGGATATCTCTCTTCCTGATGTGGTAAGCGAAATAGAAAAGAGCATCAACTCAGAATATCATCTGGAAGATGATGACTCCCTGTCGGTGACCGCCCGGGATGAGATCTATCGCATACTTGATACTCTCCACTCAGTTCTTTTTCCCGGCCGCTACGGTGTGCGGTGTCCTGCCGCCGGAGAGGACCTTCACTTTTTTCTGCACACATCTCTGCTGGAGGCGGCAGCCCTGCTGAAGCAACATCTGAACAGGATATTCTCCAGGGAAACAAAGAATGAAGAACAGCGGGAGGACAGGGTTACACAGGTTATTTCTACCCTCTACCGGGATCTGCCTGTAATTCGCGGTCAGCTTATTGAGGACATCCACTCGGCTTACGATGGTGATCCGGCGGCTGCGTCCTTTGACGAGATTGTATTAAGCTATCCCTTTATAGAAGCCATAGCTACACACCGCATAGCCCACTGTCTGTACAGTCATAAGGTCCCGATCATTCCAAGGATCATGAGCGAGAGGGCCCATTCCAAGACAGGGATAGATATCCACCCTGGTGCCAGAATCGAACCCGGGTTCTTCATTGACCACGGTACCGGCGTGGTTATCGGGGAAACGTGCACCATTGGCTGTAACGTAAAAATCTATCAGGGGGTCACCCTTGGTGCCCTTTCTCCCTTCGATAAGGATGGAACTCCAAAGAGGGGTCTGAAGCGCCATCCGGACATCGAGGATGACGTTATTATTTATGCCAACGCGACAATCCTCGGAGGCAAAACGGTTATCGGCAAAGGATCAATAATCGGCGGGAACACCTGGATCGTTAGTTCTGTACCCCCGGGGTCAGTTATCTACAATAAGGAATGATAAACATCTTGGACCTACATATCCGTATGTCTCCTGCTTTATTAATACATTTCCGTAGCCTCGCAGGATGTAAATACAATTTTTCTAGCCACATATTACGAGCGGCTTCTTGACAGACAATCATAATTCTTTTCAATGTAAGGAATAAACCTTACTTTTCCAATCCTCCTTAATCTTGGCACGCCTCCTGCAATAGTGATGGTGAAGTTGAACACATCCCTTGTGGAGGAGTCTATGAAACGAATCTTCGTAATTGTTGTCCTGCTTGCCCTGGCGGCCGTATCGGTAGCCGCCGACGAGGTAAGCGATACCCTCGCCCTGTACAGCGACGCCTTCGATATGATCTGGCTGATACTGGCAGCGGCGCTGGTCTTTTTTATGCAGGCAGGCTTTGCCATGGTGGAAACGGGACTTACCCGTGCGAAAAATGCATCAAACATTCTTATGAAAAACCTGATGGATTTTTCGGCCGGTGCAATCATCTTCTGGGCCATCGGTTGGGGTCTGATGTACGGGGCCGATGCCCTGAGCGGGCTAATTGGCACTGACGGGTTTTTTCTTTCCTACACTGCGGAAACCATGGAAGCCTACGGTGTATCTGACATGTCGGCCATATTCCGTGACTGGATGTTCCAGGTTGTTTTTGCCGCCACAGCCGCGACGATTGTCTCCGGAGCCATGGCGGAGCGGACAAAGTTTTCAGCCTATTTAGTCTATTCAGTATTTATCTCCGGCCTGATCTATCCGATCTCCGGGCACTGGATATGGGGCGGAGGATGGCTGTCGGAACTCGGCTTTCATGATTTTGCTGGATCCACGGTAGTACACTCCGTCGGCGCCTGGGCGGCTCTGGCAGGAGCTATAGTCCTGGGTCCCAGGATCGGAAAATACATCAAGGTCGGCGACAAGATGACGGTACGGGCGATCCCCGGCCACAATATGCCCCTGGCGGCTCTTGGTGTTTTTATCCTCTGGTTCGGCTGGTACGGATTTAATGCTGGTTCCACCCTCTCGGGGACTGACCTTTCAATCGCCGCGGTGGCAACAACTACTACGCTGGCGGCTGCAGCAGGAGCTATAGGAGCAATGGTGACGTCCTGGATATGGTTTGGCAAAGCCGATCCTTCCATGTCCCTGAACGGCGCCCTGGCCGGACTTGTGGGAATTACCGCCCCGACCGGCGTAACAAGCCCCGGGGCTGCAATCCTGATCGGTGTAATCGCCGGTATTCTGGTAGTAGGCAGCGTTGAGTTCATCGACAAGGTGCTGCATATTGATGATCCCGTAGGAGCAATTTCGGTGCACGGCGTCTGCGGAGTCTGGGGAACCCTGTCCGTAGGACTCTTCTCCAGCAATGCCGATGTAGGCCTGGGGCTGTTTTACGGCGGCGGATTTTCCCTGATAGGTGTACAGCTGATTGGTATAGCCGCGGTATTCGCCTGGGCTTTCCTGAGTGCGCTTCTGCTCTTCTCGATCATCAAGGCCAGCATGGGCCTGCGGGTCAGCGAGAAAGAGGAGATGCAGGGTCTTGACATCGGTGAACATGGAACGGAGTCCTATTCGGGCTTCCAGATTTTCCAGAACATGTAAGGAGGTTGGGAATGAAGTTGATTATTGCCTACATTCAGCCCGACAAACTGAACGACGTTAAACAGGAGCTCTACCGGGCAGAGGTCTACAAGATGTCCGTTACCAACGCCCTGGGATGCGGACAGCAGATGGGTTTTACCGAATCCTACCGCGGTGTCGCGATTGAGGTGAATCTGCTCAAGAAAGTCCGCATAGAGATTGCAGTAAATGATGATTTCGTCAAGAAAACCATTGATGCAATCATCAAGGGTGCCAAGACGGGAAACATCGGAGATGGAAAGATTTTCGTTGTGCCCCTGGAAGAGACTGTGCGTATCAGAAGCGGTGAAATCGGTTCTGATGCCATAGGATAGAGGATAGCCGGAAAAAGTATAATTTCAAAATGATCTGCTGCCACGCCCGCCTGCTAAAGGCGGGCTTTTTCGTCTTCCGGCCTTCCGCAAGAACAGGTTTTTCGTTAATGTGAAGGAATGAATTTCCTGAATAGAATAGAGAAAGGGCCTGTAATCTTCGACGGCGCCATGGGAACACAGATCCAAAACCTTGATTTAAGCGATGCTGACTGGGACAATAAACCCGGTTGCAGCGAGATTCTGAATCTCACAATACCCGACACCATTGAAGAAATTCACCGCCGCTACCTTGAAGCTGGTGCAGATGTCATAGAGACTAACTCCTTTGGCGGCAACAGGGTCGTTCTTGCAGAATACGGCCTCGAGGACCGGATTATCGAAATAAACCGCGCCGCCGCTCAAATAGCACGGAAGGCGGCGGATGAATATTTCAGCCCGGAGAAACCGCGCTACGTAGCCGGTTCCATGGGGCCGGGAACACGACTTCCTTCTCTGGGACAGATAAGTTTTGAGAAGCTTTACTCCTCCTACCGAATTCAGGCCCGGGGTCTGATAGAAGGCGGTGCAGACCTTTTGATTATCGAGACCTGTCAGGACCTGCTGCAGATAAAGGCCGCCCTTATCGCGGTTATTGATCAGCGAAGTGAAATGGGCACGGACACTCCTGTTGGGGTTTCGGTAACAATCGAAACCACCGGAACCCTGCTGATAGGTTCCAGTATAGGAGCGGTCATTGCGGCATTGTCGCCCTTTCCTCTGGCGTTTCTGGGACTCAACTGCGCTACCGGACCGGATAAAATGCGAAGCTACATTCACGAGGCCTCACGCCTTTTCCCGGGACCAATTTTCGTCATGCCCAATGCCGGAATGCCGGAAAACCGCGGCGGACAGACCGTCTATACCCTGCAGCCCGCAGACTTTGCCCGTCCC from Marispirochaeta sp. encodes the following:
- a CDS encoding glycosyltransferase, which translates into the protein MRIVFATDTYWPRCNGATVSIDAFKREFEKMGHEVHIIAPEYPNMKNTSDPSIHRFKSFQFIFSPEDRLVWKTERWKIFRLLKRIQPDIIHCQTEFDLSMMVLKYGHKRNIPVVFTSHTYWEEYINLYLPFPDKIGRQVARSMQRTALKSVDRVITPTEPMKQVLLSYGIKKQIDVLPTGVPEEEFGNVDRKEAQENSFLFSDYPFLKGHPILLYVGRVTREKNMDFILDHFSLIQESHPETRLVITGGGPYLGEMKKRAIKEQLSDKIAFTGYVPRDRVKDLYALANVFVFASKTETQGLVTIESMMSGTPVVAIGEMGTRIVMNGDNGGFMVPEDLEIFTGRVRELLDDPDLWQRKSDEARRYSKNWSSYTMAQTLNRIYLELIQQKKDQTGAAS
- the epsC gene encoding serine O-acetyltransferase EpsC, producing MDKLRTWLDISLPDVVSEIEKSINSEYHLEDDDSLSVTARDEIYRILDTLHSVLFPGRYGVRCPAAGEDLHFFLHTSLLEAAALLKQHLNRIFSRETKNEEQREDRVTQVISTLYRDLPVIRGQLIEDIHSAYDGDPAAASFDEIVLSYPFIEAIATHRIAHCLYSHKVPIIPRIMSERAHSKTGIDIHPGARIEPGFFIDHGTGVVIGETCTIGCNVKIYQGVTLGALSPFDKDGTPKRGLKRHPDIEDDVIIYANATILGGKTVIGKGSIIGGNTWIVSSVPPGSVIYNKE
- the amt gene encoding ammonium transporter, encoding MKRIFVIVVLLALAAVSVAADEVSDTLALYSDAFDMIWLILAAALVFFMQAGFAMVETGLTRAKNASNILMKNLMDFSAGAIIFWAIGWGLMYGADALSGLIGTDGFFLSYTAETMEAYGVSDMSAIFRDWMFQVVFAATAATIVSGAMAERTKFSAYLVYSVFISGLIYPISGHWIWGGGWLSELGFHDFAGSTVVHSVGAWAALAGAIVLGPRIGKYIKVGDKMTVRAIPGHNMPLAALGVFILWFGWYGFNAGSTLSGTDLSIAAVATTTTLAAAAGAIGAMVTSWIWFGKADPSMSLNGALAGLVGITAPTGVTSPGAAILIGVIAGILVVGSVEFIDKVLHIDDPVGAISVHGVCGVWGTLSVGLFSSNADVGLGLFYGGGFSLIGVQLIGIAAVFAWAFLSALLLFSIIKASMGLRVSEKEEMQGLDIGEHGTESYSGFQIFQNM
- a CDS encoding P-II family nitrogen regulator; the encoded protein is MKLIIAYIQPDKLNDVKQELYRAEVYKMSVTNALGCGQQMGFTESYRGVAIEVNLLKKVRIEIAVNDDFVKKTIDAIIKGAKTGNIGDGKIFVVPLEETVRIRSGEIGSDAIG